Proteins encoded within one genomic window of Chitinophaga parva:
- a CDS encoding LysE family translocator, translating into MIAAILAGLALGLSLAVSVGPVIFAIIKHSINNGFKAGIAFVLGVSFCDILYVLVGNLASSFIDNLEAYQDYIGIGGGGLLIAMGVYGLLFKKVKISTGDEKPETFKTHHYAGIWLTGFLMNALNPGVIIFWLTVCVGAGATSRSHRIIMFGVCLAFVLATDVLKVVVADKIRHKLTLKTVELLNKIAGISMIVFGMVLLYKVIFDVQMTGH; encoded by the coding sequence ATGATAGCAGCGATTTTAGCAGGTTTGGCACTGGGGTTGTCATTGGCCGTTTCTGTGGGCCCGGTCATCTTTGCCATCATCAAACATAGCATCAATAATGGTTTCAAGGCCGGTATCGCTTTTGTGCTTGGTGTTTCCTTCTGCGATATTTTATACGTACTGGTAGGCAACCTGGCCTCCTCTTTTATTGATAACCTGGAGGCTTACCAGGATTATATCGGCATTGGTGGCGGGGGCTTGCTCATTGCCATGGGAGTATACGGGCTGTTGTTTAAAAAAGTAAAGATCAGCACCGGTGATGAAAAGCCCGAGACCTTTAAAACCCACCACTATGCAGGCATCTGGCTCACCGGCTTTTTAATGAATGCGCTCAATCCCGGCGTGATCATCTTCTGGCTCACCGTGTGCGTAGGCGCCGGCGCTACTTCCCGTTCCCACCGCATCATTATGTTTGGCGTATGCCTGGCTTTTGTATTGGCCACGGATGTGCTCAAAGTAGTAGTGGCGGATAAGATCCGTCATAAACTCACCCTTAAAACCGTAGAGTTGTTGAATAAAATTGCCGGCATCAGCATGATCGTATTTGGTATGGTGCTGCTGTACAAGGTGATCTTTGATGTGCAGATGACAGGGCATTAG
- the thiL gene encoding thiamine-phosphate kinase has product MEERTEVSTLGEFGLIDYLTRNIELQQASTIVGVGDDGAVIDHFGKQTVISTDLLVEGIHFDLAYVPLKHLGYKSVVVNVSDIYAMNATPTQITMSLAFSNRFSVEALNEFYEGVYLACERYGVDLIGGDTSATQKGLVISVTAIGEVTPGNFVKRSTAQKGDILCVTGDLGAAYLGLTLLEREKKIYLESPGVQPDLENRTYILGRQLKPEARKDIIEYFAEQGITPTSMMDVSDGLSSEILHICKQSNLGVVLYEDKIPIHDETREVAMKFGLDPTAAALSGGEDYELLFTLRQEDYEKITLNENISPIGYMTENSEGAHILTKGGNKFKLVAQGWNAFEQ; this is encoded by the coding sequence ATGGAAGAAAGAACAGAAGTCAGCACGCTCGGGGAATTTGGCCTGATCGATTACCTGACCCGCAATATTGAATTACAGCAAGCCAGCACCATTGTGGGTGTGGGCGATGATGGCGCTGTGATAGATCATTTTGGTAAACAGACCGTGATCTCCACAGACCTGCTGGTGGAAGGCATTCACTTTGACCTGGCCTATGTACCCCTGAAGCACCTGGGCTATAAATCCGTGGTGGTGAATGTGTCCGACATTTATGCCATGAACGCCACGCCCACCCAGATCACCATGAGCCTGGCTTTCAGCAACCGCTTTTCCGTGGAAGCGCTGAACGAGTTTTATGAAGGCGTGTACCTGGCCTGTGAAAGATATGGGGTAGACCTCATTGGGGGCGACACCTCCGCCACCCAGAAAGGCCTGGTGATCAGCGTTACCGCCATTGGCGAAGTAACGCCCGGCAACTTTGTAAAACGCTCCACCGCACAGAAAGGCGACATTCTCTGCGTAACCGGCGACCTGGGCGCGGCCTACCTGGGCCTCACCCTGCTGGAAAGGGAAAAGAAAATATACCTGGAAAGCCCCGGCGTGCAGCCCGACCTGGAAAACCGCACTTACATCCTGGGCCGGCAATTAAAGCCCGAGGCCCGCAAGGACATCATTGAATACTTTGCCGAACAGGGCATCACGCCCACTTCCATGATGGACGTGAGCGATGGCCTCAGCTCCGAGATCCTGCACATCTGCAAGCAAAGCAACCTGGGCGTAGTGCTCTATGAAGACAAAATTCCCATTCACGATGAAACCCGTGAAGTGGCCATGAAATTTGGTCTCGACCCCACGGCGGCGGCCCTGAGCGGCGGGGAAGATTATGAACTGCTCTTCACCCTGCGCCAGGAAGATTATGAAAAGATCACGCTGAATGAGAACATAAGCCCCATAGGCTACATGACGGAAAACAGCGAGGGCGCCCACATTCTTACCAAAGGGGGCAACAAGTTTAAGCTGGTGGCCCAGGGCTGGAACGCCTTTGAACAATAG
- a CDS encoding inositol monophosphatase family protein has product MLKETLLKAARVGGQVILDYFNGSFEISSKSSANDLVTAADKAAETAIIAVIRDAFPDHYILSEEAGTLDTASNTRWIIDPIDGTVNFANGIPICAVSIGVEVNGVMQLGVVYNPVMNEFFFAEKGKGATLNDKPIQVSAKDDLERSFLVTGFPYHWEDMPNDPMVVFGRFIKKGIPVRRLGSAAIDLCWVAAGRFDGFYEHSLNAWDSAAGYLIVEEAGGTVTDFNGQPYSPYQPRILATNGKIHQALLDVVNGK; this is encoded by the coding sequence ATGCTAAAAGAAACCTTACTGAAGGCCGCCCGCGTCGGTGGCCAGGTTATACTGGACTATTTCAACGGCTCCTTTGAGATCAGCAGCAAAAGCTCGGCCAACGACCTGGTAACGGCGGCCGACAAAGCCGCGGAAACCGCCATCATAGCGGTGATCCGGGATGCCTTCCCCGACCATTACATCCTCAGCGAAGAAGCCGGCACACTGGACACGGCCTCTAATACCCGCTGGATCATAGACCCGATAGACGGTACGGTAAACTTTGCCAACGGCATTCCCATCTGCGCTGTAAGCATAGGCGTGGAGGTGAACGGGGTCATGCAGCTGGGCGTGGTGTACAACCCTGTCATGAATGAATTTTTCTTTGCCGAAAAAGGCAAAGGCGCTACGCTCAATGATAAACCCATTCAGGTATCTGCCAAAGACGACCTGGAACGCTCCTTCCTGGTGACCGGCTTCCCTTACCATTGGGAAGATATGCCCAATGACCCGATGGTGGTCTTTGGCCGCTTCATCAAAAAAGGGATACCGGTAAGACGCCTGGGCTCTGCCGCCATAGACCTCTGCTGGGTGGCCGCAGGCCGCTTTGACGGTTTCTATGAGCACAGCCTCAATGCCTGGGACTCCGCAGCCGGCTACCTCATTGTAGAGGAAGCTGGTGGCACCGTTACTGATTTCAACGGCCAGCCCTACTCTCCCTACCAGCCCCGCATCCTGGCTACTAATGGCAAGATCCACCAGGCACTGCTGGATGTAGTGAATGGGAAATAA
- the nagA gene encoding N-acetylglucosamine-6-phosphate deacetylase: MLTAYFNARIFTGDVFVYHHAVLVKDQQVIAVLPVEQIPADAQRIDLQGGLLAPSFIDLQIYGGNGRLLLQQPDAESIQATYDYCMNGGASHFMITLPTVSFDVMEKGMQAVADYWAKGGKGCLGLHLEGPFMNPVKKGAHLEQYIKQPTAADIDWILEKSNGTVKYMTLAPERCNPLLVARLQTAGIVISAGHSNATYTEATLGFEQGIAAGTHLFNAMSQFQSREPGMVGAIYDNPRVAVSVVCDGVHVDFNAIRISKQIMGERLFLITDAVTENPSGDYIYRLQKDRYVNANGVLAGSCLTQLQGVKNCVEQVGLTLAESLRMASLYPARVAGLHRMGRIAPGYDAHFVVLDEQLQLKDVIV, encoded by the coding sequence ATGCTCACCGCCTATTTCAATGCCCGCATTTTCACGGGAGACGTTTTTGTGTACCACCATGCCGTGCTGGTAAAGGACCAGCAGGTAATAGCCGTGCTGCCCGTGGAGCAGATCCCGGCAGATGCACAACGCATAGACCTGCAGGGTGGCCTGCTGGCGCCGTCTTTCATAGACCTGCAGATCTACGGGGGCAATGGCCGCCTGCTGCTGCAGCAGCCCGATGCCGAAAGTATACAGGCCACGTATGATTACTGTATGAACGGGGGCGCATCCCACTTCATGATCACCCTGCCCACCGTGTCTTTTGACGTAATGGAAAAAGGTATGCAGGCAGTAGCGGATTATTGGGCTAAGGGCGGCAAAGGCTGCCTGGGCCTGCATTTGGAAGGCCCTTTCATGAACCCCGTGAAGAAAGGGGCCCACCTGGAACAATACATTAAACAACCCACCGCCGCAGATATAGACTGGATACTGGAGAAGAGCAACGGCACTGTAAAGTATATGACGCTGGCTCCTGAGCGCTGCAATCCCTTGCTGGTAGCCCGTTTGCAGACAGCCGGCATCGTGATCTCCGCCGGGCACAGCAATGCAACCTATACCGAAGCCACCCTTGGTTTTGAGCAGGGCATTGCCGCAGGCACCCATCTTTTTAATGCCATGTCGCAGTTCCAGAGCCGGGAGCCGGGCATGGTGGGCGCCATTTATGACAATCCGCGTGTAGCGGTAAGCGTGGTATGCGACGGTGTGCACGTAGATTTCAATGCCATCCGCATCAGCAAGCAGATCATGGGCGAACGCCTGTTCCTGATCACGGATGCGGTAACGGAAAATCCCAGCGGGGACTATATTTACCGGTTGCAAAAAGACCGGTATGTGAATGCCAATGGTGTACTGGCGGGTTCCTGCCTCACCCAGCTGCAGGGCGTGAAGAACTGCGTGGAGCAAGTAGGCCTCACGCTGGCGGAAAGCCTGCGCATGGCATCGCTGTACCCTGCCCGGGTGGCGGGCCTGCACCGCATGGGCCGCATTGCCCCCGGCTACGATGCACATTTTGTAGTGCTGGACGAACAGCTGCAACTGAAGGATGTGATCGTATAA
- a CDS encoding Fic family protein translates to MTYNWQQADWPDFQYNVAKITTALQAFSSEIAEANGMLKSMPQSTRLQSIINTMVAEAIKTSAIEGELLNPRDVVSSVRNRLGLHDNPPIKDKRAKGIGELMVEVRNSYADPLSQQQLFTWHTLLLSQSNHIKTGQWRKGTEPMQVISGAAGRETIHYEAPPADKVPAEMKRYIQWFNDTAPGGRQEISAAPLRAAIAHLYFESIHPFEDGNGRIGRALAEKALSQTAGRPLVLSLSRTIEAARKDYYQALEKAQRSNEVTHWVVYFVNVVLNAQQQAKQLIEHTLQRSKFYDRFKDQLNERQLKAVNKMLDAGPEGFEGGITAKKYISITKASKATATRDLQDLAAIGALVLAGAGRSTHYTLCLDN, encoded by the coding sequence ATGACTTACAATTGGCAGCAGGCAGACTGGCCTGATTTTCAATACAATGTGGCCAAAATAACCACCGCATTGCAAGCCTTTTCCTCGGAAATTGCCGAGGCAAACGGCATGCTGAAAAGCATGCCCCAGTCTACCCGGTTGCAATCTATCATTAACACTATGGTGGCAGAGGCCATCAAAACCTCCGCCATTGAGGGGGAACTGCTCAATCCCCGGGACGTAGTATCCTCCGTACGCAACAGGCTGGGCCTGCACGATAACCCGCCTATCAAAGACAAACGGGCCAAAGGCATAGGAGAACTGATGGTGGAAGTACGCAACAGCTATGCAGATCCACTATCGCAGCAGCAGCTCTTCACCTGGCATACCCTACTGCTCTCACAAAGCAACCACATAAAAACGGGGCAATGGCGCAAAGGCACGGAGCCCATGCAGGTAATCTCCGGTGCTGCCGGCCGGGAAACGATACATTATGAAGCACCGCCCGCAGATAAAGTACCGGCAGAAATGAAACGCTACATCCAGTGGTTCAACGATACCGCGCCCGGTGGCAGGCAGGAGATCTCCGCGGCGCCGTTGCGGGCCGCCATTGCGCATCTGTACTTTGAATCCATCCACCCGTTTGAAGATGGCAATGGCCGTATAGGCAGGGCCCTGGCGGAGAAAGCACTGTCACAAACCGCCGGAAGGCCGCTGGTGCTCAGCCTTTCCCGCACCATTGAAGCGGCGCGCAAAGACTATTACCAGGCCCTGGAAAAAGCACAGCGCAGCAACGAGGTCACGCACTGGGTGGTGTATTTTGTAAACGTAGTGCTCAACGCACAGCAACAGGCCAAGCAGCTCATTGAACATACCCTGCAACGCAGCAAGTTCTACGACCGCTTTAAAGACCAGCTGAATGAACGCCAGCTGAAAGCCGTCAATAAAATGCTGGATGCCGGCCCGGAAGGCTTTGAGGGCGGCATAACGGCAAAGAAATATATCTCCATCACCAAAGCCTCCAAAGCCACTGCCACCCGCGATCTGCAGGACCTGGCAGCCATAGGCGCCCTTGTGCTGGCCGGCGCCGGCCGCAGCACCCATTATACCCTCTGCCTCGACAACTAA
- a CDS encoding ArnT family glycosyltransferase — MIKALRRYFKKDQYKHLFLLAWLLLTLWQAGCTELMDDEAYYWVYARHLDWGYFDHPPMIALLIKMGYSIFHNELGVRFFIVLLNVATLWMVQRMLPQKDNRLYYWLLGAMGAMQLGGMIAVPDLPLIFFATYFFIVYRDFVQQQSWKNTFLLGLSMALMFYSKYHGILLVFFIVLSNLNLLRVFRFYLAVAITTVLFLPHLYWQYAHHFPSLQYHLVERNAARYQLNFTTDYLVGQLLLFGPVAGWLILYYGFACPLKTAFERGLKFCLVGVLVFFLASTAKGRVEGNWTVMLFTPAVYLAHQYILRKRVSRKPLYILVPITLLIVLAARVYLVYDFVPGVRIRPEIHNNKDWTSRLATQAAGRPVVFMNSYQLPSKYMFYTGQEAYCVNARNSRRNQYNFWETEPQLWGKPVLIVFHEGEGLPATDSLVRPYIRLYTCAVPRYYSYQLIQFETDTHTRFAKPGTVVHFRLGVKNNYTSPVLFDSTQVPVVGYSIVHVEDELPTVRSALTLPAALQKDSVDMEVKMPDVPGEYKLKFCVFAGVLPPTHNSQSITLKVE; from the coding sequence ATGATCAAGGCACTCCGTCGATATTTCAAGAAAGATCAATACAAGCACCTGTTTCTGCTGGCATGGCTGCTCCTTACCTTATGGCAGGCCGGCTGCACGGAACTGATGGACGACGAAGCCTATTACTGGGTGTACGCACGCCACCTGGACTGGGGGTATTTTGATCATCCGCCCATGATTGCCCTGCTCATAAAAATGGGCTATAGCATTTTTCACAATGAACTGGGGGTACGTTTTTTTATTGTACTGCTCAATGTGGCTACGCTGTGGATGGTGCAGCGCATGCTGCCCCAGAAAGACAACCGCCTGTACTACTGGCTGCTGGGCGCCATGGGAGCCATGCAGCTGGGCGGCATGATTGCCGTGCCCGACCTGCCGCTGATCTTCTTTGCCACTTACTTTTTTATCGTATACCGCGATTTCGTGCAGCAGCAAAGCTGGAAAAATACCTTCCTGCTGGGCCTTAGCATGGCGTTGATGTTTTACAGCAAGTACCACGGCATCCTGCTGGTGTTTTTCATAGTGCTGTCTAACCTGAACCTGCTGCGCGTGTTCCGCTTTTACCTGGCGGTGGCCATTACCACGGTGTTGTTCCTGCCGCATTTGTACTGGCAGTATGCACACCATTTCCCTTCTCTGCAATACCACCTGGTGGAGCGCAATGCGGCCCGGTACCAGCTCAACTTTACTACGGACTACCTGGTAGGCCAGCTCCTGCTCTTTGGCCCGGTGGCCGGGTGGTTGATCCTGTATTATGGATTTGCGTGCCCGCTTAAGACCGCCTTTGAAAGAGGGTTGAAATTCTGCCTCGTAGGCGTATTGGTATTCTTCCTGGCAAGTACTGCAAAAGGCCGCGTGGAGGGCAACTGGACGGTGATGTTGTTTACCCCGGCGGTGTACTTGGCCCACCAGTATATATTGCGCAAGCGGGTATCGCGCAAGCCGCTTTATATCCTGGTGCCCATCACCTTGCTCATCGTGCTGGCAGCCCGTGTATACCTGGTGTATGATTTTGTGCCCGGTGTGCGTATCCGCCCGGAGATCCATAACAATAAGGACTGGACCAGCCGCCTGGCCACGCAGGCTGCGGGGCGCCCGGTGGTGTTCATGAACAGTTACCAGCTGCCATCCAAGTACATGTTTTATACCGGCCAGGAGGCTTATTGTGTGAATGCGCGCAACAGCCGTCGCAACCAGTATAATTTCTGGGAAACGGAACCTCAACTCTGGGGAAAGCCCGTCCTTATTGTATTTCATGAGGGAGAGGGCCTGCCGGCAACGGATAGCCTGGTGCGTCCTTACATCCGCCTGTACACCTGTGCAGTGCCCCGGTACTATAGCTACCAGCTCATACAGTTTGAAACGGACACGCATACACGCTTTGCAAAACCCGGTACAGTAGTGCATTTCCGCCTGGGGGTAAAAAATAATTACACCTCGCCGGTATTGTTCGACAGTACACAGGTACCAGTGGTGGGTTATAGCATAGTGCATGTGGAAGATGAACTGCCCACGGTGAGATCTGCACTCACGCTGCCCGCAGCGCTGCAAAAAGACAGCGTGGATATGGAAGTGAAAATGCCCGATGTGCCGGGCGAGTATAAATTAAAGTTCTGCGTGTTTGCCGGCGTATTGCCACCCACGCACAACAGCCAGAGTATTACGTTGAAAGTAGAATAA
- a CDS encoding GH3 family domain-containing protein — protein sequence MAIIGNLISRSLRIRKKFSFKLGVTPRQYQLQVLHRLLFKAQDTQFGQHYGFEEILASPQFINLYKERVPVHNYNKMHQEWWHKCLDGQPDVAWPGKVKYFALSSGTSESASKHIPVTRDMLKTVKKVGVKQLYSMANFNIPPRSFEKGILMLGGSTSLYDQGDYYEGDMSGIQAKNIPRWFRRFYKPGNKIAKKNNWEQRIKLIVRKAPQWDVGTVCGVPAWVQIVLEEIVKYHGVKNIHEIWPNLAVYIHGGVSFEPYRESFQRVLGKPITFIETYMASEGSFGFQARPGVKGIKLVLNAGIFFEFVPFNEENFDAEGDIRPNPKAYMIHEVVEDVEYAVMLSTCAGAWRYIIGDVVKFTSVKEHEIMIVGRTKQFLSLCGEHMSIDNMNKAIDTVQKKLGITVKEFTVAGFPYENLFAHRWYIGTDDVNADPVKIREIIDQTLCEVNDDYAVERTSALKQVFVEVMPNDVFIEYLRNKGKEGAMNKFPRVMKGDKLKDWERFVAGKIVKQ from the coding sequence ATGGCCATCATCGGTAATCTTATATCAAGATCCCTGCGCATCAGGAAAAAGTTTTCTTTCAAATTAGGCGTTACACCTCGCCAGTACCAGTTGCAGGTACTGCACAGATTATTGTTTAAGGCCCAGGATACTCAGTTTGGGCAGCATTATGGTTTCGAAGAAATTCTCGCCAGCCCGCAGTTCATCAACCTGTATAAAGAACGCGTACCCGTACACAATTATAACAAGATGCACCAGGAGTGGTGGCATAAATGCCTGGACGGCCAGCCCGATGTGGCCTGGCCCGGTAAGGTGAAATATTTTGCCCTCAGCTCCGGTACCTCGGAATCTGCCAGCAAGCACATCCCCGTTACGCGCGACATGCTCAAGACGGTGAAGAAAGTGGGGGTGAAGCAGTTGTATTCCATGGCTAACTTCAACATACCGCCCCGCTCTTTTGAAAAGGGGATCCTCATGCTGGGGGGCAGCACCTCCCTGTATGACCAGGGCGATTATTATGAAGGTGATATGAGCGGCATCCAGGCGAAGAACATTCCCCGCTGGTTCCGCCGCTTTTACAAGCCGGGCAATAAGATCGCCAAGAAGAACAACTGGGAGCAACGTATTAAGCTCATTGTGCGCAAAGCCCCGCAGTGGGACGTAGGCACCGTGTGCGGCGTGCCGGCCTGGGTGCAGATCGTACTGGAAGAAATTGTGAAATACCACGGTGTTAAAAATATCCACGAAATATGGCCTAACCTGGCCGTATACATCCACGGTGGGGTATCTTTTGAGCCTTACCGTGAAAGTTTCCAGCGTGTACTGGGCAAGCCCATTACCTTCATTGAAACCTACATGGCTTCTGAAGGCAGCTTTGGCTTCCAGGCCCGCCCGGGTGTAAAGGGCATCAAGCTGGTGCTGAACGCCGGTATCTTCTTTGAATTTGTCCCCTTCAATGAAGAGAACTTTGACGCGGAAGGTGATATCAGGCCCAACCCCAAGGCTTATATGATCCACGAAGTGGTGGAAGATGTGGAATACGCCGTGATGCTGAGCACCTGTGCCGGCGCCTGGCGCTACATCATAGGCGATGTGGTGAAATTTACATCGGTAAAGGAACATGAGATCATGATCGTGGGCCGCACCAAACAGTTCCTCAGCCTCTGTGGTGAGCATATGAGCATAGACAATATGAACAAGGCCATAGACACGGTACAGAAGAAACTGGGCATTACTGTGAAAGAATTTACCGTGGCAGGCTTTCCGTATGAGAACCTCTTTGCGCATCGCTGGTACATTGGCACCGATGATGTCAATGCAGACCCGGTAAAGATCCGCGAGATCATAGACCAGACCTTGTGCGAAGTAAATGATGACTACGCCGTAGAAAGAACCTCTGCACTGAAACAGGTGTTTGTGGAGGTGATGCCCAACGACGTGTTCATTGAATACCTGCGCAACAAAGGAAAGGAAGGCGCGATGAACAAGTTTCCCCGTGTAATGAAGGGCGATAAGCTGAAAGACTGGGAGCGCTTTGTGGCTGGTAAGATCGTGAAGCAATAA
- a CDS encoding 2-oxoacid:ferredoxin oxidoreductase subunit beta, with translation MSTATIAPQTLTAKDFATDQEVRWCPGCGDYSILKQVQTIMPGLGIPRENIVIVSGIGCSSRFPYYMNTYGMHSIHGRATAIASGLKATRPELSVWIVTGDGDGLSIGGNHTIHLLRRNFDVNVMLFNNQIYGLTKGQYSPTSEENKVTKSTPMGSIDHPFNPLALALGADATFIARSMDRDPKHLQEMLKRSHAHKGASLLEIYQNCNIFNDGAFEIFTEKGSKAEETLFVEQGKPMIFGANKDKGIRFNGLRPEVVSLADGQYTADDLWIHDEADFYKAQVLVRLFDDPRVIGHFPRPFGVFYATQRACYEDSLQLQLDDAIARRGNGDLDKLLAGNETWEIK, from the coding sequence ATGTCAACAGCTACTATCGCTCCGCAGACATTAACGGCCAAGGACTTTGCAACAGACCAGGAAGTACGCTGGTGCCCCGGCTGCGGTGATTACTCTATACTAAAACAGGTACAGACCATTATGCCCGGGCTGGGCATTCCCCGCGAAAATATTGTCATCGTATCAGGTATCGGCTGCTCTTCGCGCTTTCCCTATTACATGAACACTTATGGCATGCACTCCATTCATGGCCGTGCCACCGCTATTGCCTCCGGCCTCAAGGCTACCCGCCCCGAACTGAGCGTGTGGATCGTGACCGGCGATGGCGACGGGCTGTCCATCGGTGGTAACCACACCATCCACCTGCTGCGCCGCAACTTTGACGTGAATGTGATGCTCTTCAATAACCAGATCTACGGGCTTACCAAAGGCCAGTACTCACCCACTTCTGAAGAGAACAAGGTAACCAAATCCACGCCCATGGGCAGCATTGACCACCCGTTCAATCCCCTGGCCCTGGCCCTGGGTGCAGACGCTACCTTCATTGCCCGCAGCATGGACCGCGATCCCAAGCACCTGCAGGAAATGCTGAAACGCAGCCACGCCCATAAAGGCGCCTCCCTGCTGGAAATTTACCAGAACTGCAACATCTTCAATGATGGCGCTTTTGAAATATTCACCGAAAAAGGCAGCAAGGCGGAAGAAACCCTGTTTGTAGAACAAGGCAAGCCTATGATCTTTGGCGCCAACAAAGACAAAGGCATCCGCTTCAACGGCCTCCGCCCCGAAGTAGTAAGCCTGGCAGACGGCCAGTACACGGCAGACGACCTGTGGATCCACGACGAGGCAGACTTCTACAAGGCACAGGTACTGGTGCGTTTGTTTGACGATCCCCGCGTGATCGGCCACTTCCCCCGTCCCTTCGGCGTGTTCTATGCCACACAACGTGCCTGCTACGAAGACAGCCTCCAGCTCCAACTGGACGATGCCATTGCCCGCCGCGGCAACGGTGACCTGGACAAGCTGCTGGCTGGTAATGAGACCTGGGAAATTAAGTAG
- a CDS encoding carboxymuconolactone decarboxylase family protein has product MADQIKEFNDYREKMNEVILGKQNKVINRLFNLDTNTYMEGALSTRVKEMLGLVSSMVLRCDDCIKYHLGKCYEQGITTEEMYEIFAVANIVGGTIVIPHTRRAAEYWEALLAQ; this is encoded by the coding sequence ATGGCCGACCAGATCAAGGAATTTAACGACTACCGGGAAAAGATGAATGAGGTGATCCTCGGTAAGCAGAACAAGGTGATCAACCGCCTGTTTAACCTGGATACAAATACCTACATGGAAGGTGCGCTGAGCACCAGGGTGAAAGAGATGTTAGGCCTGGTCTCGAGCATGGTGCTGCGTTGCGATGACTGCATCAAATATCACCTGGGTAAATGCTACGAACAGGGTATTACCACGGAAGAAATGTATGAGATCTTTGCCGTAGCCAATATCGTAGGCGGCACCATCGTGATCCCTCATACCCGCCGCGCTGCCGAATACTGGGAAGCGCTGCTGGCACAATAA
- a CDS encoding VOC family protein gives MYLHSIHHIAIIASDYARSKAFYTEVLGLSVIREVYREERQSYKLDLALNGHYVIELFSFPDPPPRPSRPEAQGLRHLAFAVTNIDRAVKDLEAKGVILEPVRVDPYTQQRFTFFQDPDGLPLELYEITRPVADEKA, from the coding sequence ATGTACCTCCATTCCATTCATCATATTGCCATCATTGCCAGCGATTATGCCCGCAGCAAGGCGTTTTACACCGAAGTGCTGGGACTGTCCGTCATCCGGGAGGTATACCGCGAAGAACGGCAGTCGTACAAGCTGGACCTGGCGCTGAACGGGCATTATGTGATAGAACTGTTCTCTTTTCCTGATCCGCCGCCGCGCCCCTCCCGGCCGGAGGCGCAGGGGCTGCGCCACCTGGCATTTGCCGTTACGAATATAGACCGCGCCGTGAAAGACCTGGAGGCAAAAGGTGTGATCCTGGAACCCGTGCGGGTAGACCCTTACACGCAGCAACGCTTCACTTTTTTCCAGGACCCGGACGGCCTGCCCCTGGAACTTTATGAAATTACCCGTCCTGTGGCCGACGAAAAAGCTTAA
- a CDS encoding DUF2490 domain-containing protein, producing the protein MYGKRMLLALALCSITIITRAQSVQHNYQQWYTYFGNMKFAPHWAIHFDAQARIRNGFSDKGQFLLRPGIQYVQNSKINYTLGYAYAPTYNDATGRWFPEHRIFEQFIYRDQEKHFDMHHRIRLEQRWVGQKNVHGDIASWKYGNRFRYFNRTYLPLALKPEKGSYYLALQNEIFINLWGNAINPKVFDQNRFLVAPGYMTAAGVRLEAGYMNQFIQAPTGAKTMNHILHLSVLHSFAL; encoded by the coding sequence ATGTACGGAAAGCGAATGCTACTGGCGCTGGCTTTATGCAGCATCACCATCATCACCCGCGCGCAAAGCGTGCAGCACAATTACCAGCAGTGGTACACTTATTTTGGCAACATGAAATTTGCTCCCCACTGGGCTATTCATTTTGACGCGCAGGCCCGCATCCGCAACGGCTTTTCAGACAAGGGCCAGTTCCTCCTCCGCCCGGGCATCCAGTATGTACAGAACAGTAAGATCAATTACACCCTGGGCTACGCCTACGCACCTACGTACAATGATGCCACAGGCCGCTGGTTCCCCGAGCACCGCATCTTTGAACAGTTCATTTACCGCGACCAGGAAAAACATTTCGATATGCACCACCGCATACGCCTGGAGCAGCGCTGGGTGGGGCAAAAGAATGTGCATGGCGATATTGCCAGCTGGAAATATGGCAACCGTTTCCGCTACTTTAACCGCACATACCTGCCCCTGGCCCTCAAGCCGGAAAAAGGCAGTTACTACCTGGCCCTGCAAAATGAGATCTTTATCAACCTCTGGGGCAATGCCATCAACCCGAAAGTATTTGACCAGAACCGCTTCCTGGTAGCCCCCGGCTACATGACGGCGGCGGGCGTACGCCTGGAGGCCGGGTATATGAATCAATTCATCCAGGCGCCCACCGGTGCCAAAACGATGAACCACATTCTGCACCTCTCCGTGCTGCATAGTTTTGCCTTGTAA